Proteins encoded together in one Thermomonospora curvata DSM 43183 window:
- a CDS encoding ABC transporter permease, producing MTAPATAPRASRYADELAALGVVWQRDMLHYVRDRLKIVVTVLQPVLMLLALGAGLAALLPASPGGADYRTFLFPGMLVMTVQAPAISAGVALVTDRQAGFLREMIVAPVRRETLLVGRCLGGATIAACQGALLLPLAGIAHLPYDPVLLALLLGELAVVALAMTALGVLLAVTITRTESFYAVLSVLTMPLIFLSGAMFPVQGLPGWLSWAVLINPVSYAVDALRRTITGYLPGPVPPQLFDGPRWGGWSPPVALELAGIAVLGAVMLVWASRRFGRLG from the coding sequence ATGACGGCGCCGGCCACGGCCCCCCGGGCGTCCCGGTACGCCGACGAGCTGGCCGCCCTCGGCGTGGTGTGGCAGCGCGACATGCTGCACTACGTCCGCGACCGCCTGAAGATCGTGGTCACGGTGCTCCAGCCGGTGCTGATGCTGCTGGCGCTGGGGGCGGGGCTGGCCGCGCTGCTGCCGGCCTCCCCGGGCGGCGCCGACTACCGGACGTTCCTGTTCCCCGGCATGCTGGTGATGACGGTCCAGGCGCCGGCGATCTCGGCCGGGGTCGCGCTGGTCACCGACCGCCAGGCCGGCTTTTTGCGCGAGATGATCGTCGCCCCGGTGCGCCGGGAGACGCTGCTGGTCGGCCGGTGCCTGGGCGGCGCGACCATCGCCGCCTGCCAGGGCGCCCTGCTGCTGCCGCTGGCCGGGATCGCGCACCTGCCTTATGACCCCGTCCTGCTGGCCCTGCTGCTGGGGGAGCTGGCCGTCGTCGCCTTGGCGATGACCGCGCTGGGCGTGCTGCTGGCGGTGACGATCACCCGTACCGAGTCCTTTTACGCGGTGCTGAGCGTGCTGACGATGCCGCTGATCTTCCTGTCCGGGGCGATGTTCCCGGTGCAGGGGCTGCCCGGCTGGCTGTCGTGGGCGGTGCTGATCAACCCGGTCAGCTACGCGGTGGACGCGCTGCGCCGGACGATCACCGGGTATCTGCCCGGCCCGGTCCCGCCGCAGCTGTTCGACGGGCCGCGCTGGGGCGGGTGGAGCCCGCCGGTGGCCCTCGAGCTGGCCGGTATCGCCGTGCTCGGGGCCGTCATGCTGGTGTGGGCGAGCCGGCGTTTCGGCCGGCTCGGGTGA
- a CDS encoding PaaX family transcriptional regulator C-terminal domain-containing protein, translating to MTSAPAGERQVGLPRPRCGAKPRHLLVTLLGDYWSGRPEHLPSAALVALLGEFGISPAAARAALHRAGRGVVGAAEALRARTELMYDRLHFPGLDPKPPEELLPDDWPRRRAHEVFGELYDAFGPPAEIRVRQTVARSAPELAPLVRHHTHRDS from the coding sequence ATGACGAGCGCACCGGCCGGGGAGCGGCAGGTCGGCCTGCCCAGGCCGCGGTGCGGGGCCAAGCCCCGGCACCTGCTGGTCACCCTGCTCGGCGACTACTGGAGCGGACGGCCCGAGCACCTGCCCTCGGCCGCGCTGGTCGCCCTGCTCGGCGAGTTCGGCATCTCCCCGGCCGCCGCCCGCGCGGCGCTGCACCGGGCCGGCCGGGGCGTCGTCGGCGCGGCGGAGGCGCTGCGGGCCCGCACCGAGCTGATGTACGACCGGCTGCACTTTCCCGGCCTCGACCCCAAGCCGCCCGAGGAGCTGCTGCCGGACGACTGGCCGCGCCGGCGCGCCCATGAGGTCTTCGGCGAGCTGTATGACGCTTTCGGGCCGCCGGCGGAGATCCGCGTCCGGCAGACCGTCGCGCGTTCCGCCCCCGAACTGGCGCCGCTCGTCCGCCACCACACCCACCGGGACTCCTGA
- a CDS encoding iron-siderophore ABC transporter substrate-binding protein, translated as MRTMMRRLAATSALVLSLGLVAACGGDSEDEPAASGTGQGAFPVTLTHKLGTTTIKEPPKRIVALGEVDQDTLLALGVQPVGMAELTGVQKDGLAPWTAPKVKDPKPKMLRATDSGFNLDEIAALKPDLILAGGDYYIDKAYDKLSKLAPTTAYQTGPYEDSWQMIARQVAQAIGRPADGEKLVAEVEAKLNEVKDKYPQLQGKEFAFTSTFPNGNLGVMKSTEDISVKTLNGFGMVLPEQIKNLPGDSFAVELSTEKLGVLDVDVLISHYNNDTALQRKFEQNKLFSSLDVVKRGSYVALDLQSFWPLRTPTPLSAPYVVDNVVPKIAEAAAKAD; from the coding sequence ATGCGTACGATGATGCGGCGGCTGGCCGCGACCAGTGCGCTCGTGCTGAGCCTGGGCCTGGTGGCGGCCTGCGGCGGTGACTCTGAGGACGAACCGGCCGCCTCCGGGACGGGCCAGGGCGCCTTCCCGGTCACCCTCACCCACAAGCTCGGCACCACCACGATCAAGGAACCGCCCAAGCGCATCGTCGCGCTCGGCGAGGTCGACCAGGACACTCTGCTGGCGCTGGGCGTGCAGCCGGTCGGCATGGCAGAACTGACCGGCGTGCAAAAGGACGGGCTGGCCCCCTGGACCGCTCCCAAGGTCAAGGACCCCAAGCCCAAGATGCTGCGGGCCACCGACTCGGGGTTCAACCTGGATGAGATCGCCGCGCTCAAGCCCGACCTGATCCTGGCCGGCGGCGACTACTACATCGACAAGGCCTATGACAAGCTCTCCAAGCTGGCCCCCACCACGGCCTACCAGACCGGCCCGTATGAGGACTCCTGGCAGATGATCGCCCGCCAGGTCGCCCAGGCCATCGGCCGTCCCGCCGACGGGGAGAAGCTGGTCGCCGAGGTCGAGGCCAAGCTCAACGAGGTCAAGGACAAGTACCCGCAGCTGCAGGGCAAGGAGTTCGCCTTCACCAGCACCTTCCCCAACGGCAACCTCGGGGTGATGAAGTCCACCGAGGACATCTCCGTCAAGACCCTCAACGGGTTCGGGATGGTGCTGCCCGAGCAGATCAAGAACCTGCCCGGTGACAGCTTCGCCGTCGAGCTGAGCACCGAAAAGCTCGGCGTGCTGGATGTGGACGTGCTGATCTCGCACTACAACAACGACACCGCCCTGCAGCGCAAGTTCGAGCAGAACAAGCTGTTCTCCAGCCTGGATGTGGTCAAGCGCGGCTCGTACGTGGCGCTGGACCTGCAGTCGTTCTGGCCGCTGCGCACTCCCACCCCGCTGTCGGCCCCCTACGTGGTCGACAACGTCGTTCCCAAGATCGCCGAAGCCGCGGCCAAGGCCGACTGA
- a CDS encoding MbtH family protein, whose amino-acid sequence MTNPFEDPEADYLVLVNAEGRHSLWPVFAAVPAGWSTAFGPDRREACLEYVRTHWTDLRPRSLIEAHQ is encoded by the coding sequence ATGACCAACCCGTTCGAGGACCCCGAGGCCGACTACCTGGTGCTCGTCAACGCCGAGGGCCGGCACTCCCTGTGGCCGGTGTTCGCCGCCGTCCCCGCCGGATGGTCCACCGCGTTCGGGCCCGACCGCCGCGAGGCGTGCCTGGAGTATGTCCGCACCCACTGGACGGACCTGCGTCCGCGCAGTCTGATCGAGGCGCATCAGTGA
- a CDS encoding lipase family protein produces the protein MRLARLLTCMLTGAAVAGTALVAPPAAAAAPSLCQSSDEDIYTAPQTITGDPGDLLACRQTSLPLIPGVKMKAWKIKYVSTDVRGDKIAVSGFVAIPDKAWTRGGSRPTVAFSPGTLGSGSQCALSKQMAGAQVDSYEAGNLRKFLEAGFAIAASDGVGYMNGQVHTYTVGLNAGHAILDAVRAARQIPGGSLTADGKVGLAGYSEGGFNTLWAAQLASSYAPELNVVGAAAGGVPGDLKLVAERLNGGPFAGFLADAVVGLSAAYPQMPFDELLNDRGRRAVQEVKSNCLFGTLGAFAFRKLEDFTTDRLTLPRIYALAGPDGTTWGEIIDAQKLGVGIGTPASGAPYKIGFPVLQYRGLLEEIIPHEAEDGTRRRYCQAGITTQWRLYVGEHLTTDWLAAGDVTDWLGDRFAGKRATGNC, from the coding sequence ATGCGACTTGCACGACTGCTGACCTGCATGCTCACCGGAGCGGCCGTGGCCGGCACCGCCCTGGTGGCGCCGCCGGCCGCCGCCGCGGCACCGTCGCTGTGCCAAAGCAGCGATGAGGACATCTACACCGCCCCGCAGACCATCACCGGCGACCCCGGGGACCTGCTCGCCTGCCGGCAGACCTCGCTGCCGCTGATCCCCGGCGTCAAGATGAAGGCCTGGAAGATCAAGTACGTCTCCACCGACGTACGCGGCGACAAGATCGCGGTATCGGGGTTCGTGGCGATCCCGGACAAGGCGTGGACGCGCGGCGGGTCCCGTCCCACGGTGGCCTTCAGCCCCGGCACGCTCGGCTCCGGGTCGCAGTGCGCGCTCTCCAAGCAGATGGCCGGCGCCCAGGTCGACTCCTATGAGGCCGGCAACCTGCGCAAGTTCCTGGAGGCCGGGTTCGCGATCGCCGCCTCCGACGGGGTCGGCTACATGAACGGCCAGGTCCACACCTACACGGTGGGCCTGAACGCCGGGCATGCGATCTTGGACGCGGTGCGCGCCGCGCGGCAGATCCCCGGCGGCTCGCTCACCGCCGACGGCAAGGTCGGCCTCGCCGGTTACTCCGAGGGCGGCTTCAACACCCTGTGGGCCGCGCAGCTGGCCTCCTCCTACGCCCCCGAGCTGAACGTGGTGGGCGCCGCCGCCGGCGGCGTGCCCGGCGACCTGAAGCTGGTCGCCGAACGGCTCAACGGCGGTCCCTTCGCCGGGTTCCTGGCCGACGCGGTGGTCGGGCTGAGCGCCGCCTACCCGCAGATGCCCTTCGACGAGCTGCTCAACGACCGGGGCCGGCGTGCGGTCCAGGAGGTCAAGAGCAACTGCCTGTTCGGGACGCTGGGCGCCTTCGCCTTCCGCAAGCTGGAGGACTTCACCACCGACCGGCTGACCCTGCCCCGGATCTACGCCCTGGCCGGCCCCGACGGCACCACCTGGGGTGAGATCATCGACGCCCAGAAGCTCGGCGTGGGCATCGGCACCCCCGCCTCCGGCGCCCCCTACAAGATCGGCTTCCCGGTGCTGCAGTACCGCGGACTGCTGGAGGAGATCATCCCGCACGAGGCCGAGGACGGCACCCGCCGGCGCTACTGCCAGGCCGGCATCACCACCCAATGGCGCCTCTACGTCGGTGAGCACCTGACCACCGACTGGCTGGCCGCCGGCGACGTCACCGACTGGCTCGGCGACCGCTTCGCCGGGAAACGCGCCACCGGCAACTGCTGA
- a CDS encoding siderophore-interacting protein: MSYRHFSAQVTRVTPLTPHMTRITLGGLEDFPGAGLDHRVKVFFPLPGEDRPVYPTGDDWWERWQREPVRAVFRTYTIRRHRPELGEVDIDFVLHGDEGPGSRWASNARPGDHVGLWGPRAEYAPPPGTDWVLLAGDETALPAIGAILESLPRDATARVFVEVASPEERQHLDAPKGAEVRWVHRSDGESLLAAVREAGLPPGRPYAWVAAESSAVKQIRRHLVDDRGIDREAIYFSGYWKRGAAQE; the protein is encoded by the coding sequence GTGAGCTACCGGCACTTTTCCGCCCAGGTCACCCGGGTCACGCCGCTGACCCCGCACATGACCCGCATCACTTTGGGCGGGCTGGAGGACTTCCCCGGCGCGGGACTGGACCACCGCGTCAAAGTCTTCTTCCCGCTGCCGGGCGAGGACCGTCCCGTCTACCCCACCGGCGACGACTGGTGGGAGCGCTGGCAGAGGGAGCCGGTGCGGGCGGTCTTCCGCACCTACACCATCCGCCGGCACCGCCCCGAGCTGGGCGAGGTCGACATCGACTTCGTGCTGCACGGGGACGAGGGGCCCGGGTCCCGCTGGGCGAGCAACGCCCGGCCCGGCGACCACGTGGGGCTGTGGGGGCCGCGCGCCGAGTACGCTCCGCCGCCCGGCACCGACTGGGTGCTGCTGGCCGGGGACGAGACCGCGCTGCCCGCCATCGGAGCCATCCTCGAGTCGCTGCCGCGGGACGCCACCGCCCGGGTGTTCGTGGAGGTCGCCTCCCCCGAGGAGCGGCAGCACCTCGATGCGCCCAAAGGGGCCGAGGTGAGGTGGGTGCACCGCAGCGACGGGGAGTCGCTGCTCGCCGCCGTCCGTGAGGCGGGCCTGCCGCCTGGACGCCCTTATGCCTGGGTGGCGGCCGAGTCGTCGGCCGTCAAGCAGATCCGCCGCCACCTGGTCGACGACCGCGGCATCGACCGGGAGGCCATCTACTTCTCCGGCTACTGGAAACGCGGCGCCGCCCAGGAGTGA
- a CDS encoding BtrH N-terminal domain-containing protein, giving the protein MTTLIDIDARGMQHCETTALGVLLRHQGLDLSEPMLFGLGSGLSFIYWDGKNLDFPFLGGRVKPFELTKNLAARLGLELAVHETSSPRKAWENVASAIDAGRPVGLQLDSHHLDYFTPKVHFAGHIVAMYGYDDRTAYLVDTDSQGGAVTTSLDGLAQARAARGPMAAKHRSFTLTVPKDAPSPQSRIVPAITACADAFLNPPIANLGYRGIEKAGKLVRTWLQRAGDPRRDLPQAAFLMEKGGTGGALFRNLYRDFLAECAQSIDSDHLRTGHRLYAEAATLWTETATLIAKAGESGDAQCLDQAGDLLGDLSRLEREAMQTLRRLAE; this is encoded by the coding sequence ATGACCACGCTGATAGACATCGACGCCCGCGGCATGCAGCACTGCGAGACGACCGCGCTGGGGGTGCTGCTGCGGCACCAAGGGCTCGACCTGTCCGAGCCCATGCTGTTCGGCCTCGGCTCTGGGTTGTCCTTCATCTACTGGGACGGCAAGAACCTGGACTTTCCCTTCCTCGGGGGACGGGTCAAGCCGTTCGAGCTCACCAAGAACCTGGCCGCCCGGCTGGGGCTGGAGCTTGCGGTCCACGAAACCTCCTCGCCCCGCAAGGCCTGGGAGAACGTGGCGTCCGCCATCGACGCCGGCCGTCCGGTCGGGTTGCAGCTCGACAGCCACCACCTGGACTACTTCACCCCGAAGGTGCACTTCGCCGGTCACATCGTGGCCATGTACGGCTACGACGACCGCACCGCCTACCTGGTGGACACCGACTCCCAAGGCGGGGCGGTGACCACCAGCCTGGACGGCCTCGCCCAGGCCAGGGCCGCGCGCGGGCCGATGGCCGCCAAGCACCGTTCCTTCACCCTCACCGTTCCCAAGGACGCGCCCTCCCCGCAGAGCCGGATCGTCCCCGCCATCACCGCCTGCGCCGACGCCTTCCTCAACCCGCCGATCGCCAACCTGGGGTACCGGGGCATCGAGAAGGCCGGGAAGCTGGTGCGCACCTGGCTCCAGCGCGCCGGCGACCCCCGGCGGGATCTGCCGCAGGCCGCCTTCCTGATGGAGAAGGGCGGCACCGGCGGCGCCCTGTTCCGCAACCTCTACCGCGACTTCCTCGCCGAATGCGCCCAATCGATCGACAGCGATCACCTGCGCACCGGGCACAGGCTGTACGCCGAGGCGGCCACCCTGTGGACGGAGACCGCGACGCTGATCGCCAAAGCCGGCGAATCGGGCGACGCGCAGTGCCTGGACCAGGCCGGTGACCTCCTCGGCGACCTTTCACGTCTGGAACGCGAGGCCATGCAGACACTGCGCCGCCTGGCGGAGTGA
- a CDS encoding serine/threonine-protein kinase — translation MKQTWSLTEFTETRELGRGAQGRVVLARHRKSGALVAIKYLERAAPEALAGLRAEAQMLGRLRSPHVVRLYQFVETPQGAAIVMEAVNGVSLRAILDKHGALAPEAALTVLKGSLLGLAAAHSVGVVHRDYKPANVVVREDGLSKLVDFGVAALAGQGSSSGTPAYMAPEQWRGEPASPATDVYAATGVFLECVTGRRPFAGVEAAALMHHHLNVPVPLNDVPEPLRPLIARGMAKDPGQRPPGAAAFVAELEATARAAYGPDWERRGIGALAGAAVALASLFPLTALAVTPAGAAVAGGSVASSVGQGLLATAAGKVTIAVAGTAVVAASAGTVTYATRDASPAPRPSPAAVVTTATESWTSANPRVVLQNAQYVRVSGLRDAALQQRINRALRAPLDRLIKMGREHAVRSRTACEGRPTQIYSTVRLGVRGPALVSVRYRLWSDWCQAADGMPAGEVVTIDLRTGRRLTATDVFRPQTLTPTGLSRLQSLVVQREPDPPWSNCAPEGRFTRKHFGDWTAPAGDREPPMLSAFFTPSAFELAWHVSGSDGCQTLTFTAPYAKVRDLLQPSVLSLLNPSPTPS, via the coding sequence ATGAAACAGACCTGGAGCCTGACGGAGTTCACCGAGACCCGGGAACTGGGGCGCGGCGCCCAGGGACGCGTGGTGCTGGCCCGTCACCGCAAGTCCGGTGCCCTGGTGGCGATCAAATACCTGGAGCGGGCCGCCCCGGAGGCCCTGGCCGGGCTGCGCGCCGAGGCCCAGATGCTGGGACGGCTGCGCAGCCCCCACGTCGTGCGGCTCTACCAGTTCGTGGAAACCCCCCAGGGCGCGGCGATCGTCATGGAGGCGGTCAACGGGGTGTCGCTGCGCGCGATCCTCGACAAGCACGGCGCACTGGCCCCCGAGGCGGCGCTGACCGTGCTGAAAGGGTCGCTGCTCGGGCTGGCCGCCGCGCACTCGGTGGGCGTGGTGCACCGCGACTACAAACCGGCCAACGTCGTGGTGCGCGAGGACGGGCTGAGCAAGCTCGTCGACTTCGGCGTGGCGGCGCTGGCCGGGCAGGGCTCGTCCTCCGGCACCCCCGCCTACATGGCCCCCGAGCAGTGGCGCGGCGAACCGGCCTCACCGGCCACGGACGTGTACGCCGCCACCGGCGTCTTCCTCGAATGCGTGACCGGACGGCGGCCCTTCGCAGGCGTGGAGGCGGCCGCGCTGATGCACCACCACCTGAACGTCCCCGTCCCGCTGAACGACGTGCCCGAGCCGCTGCGGCCCCTGATCGCCCGGGGCATGGCCAAGGACCCCGGGCAGCGCCCGCCCGGGGCCGCCGCGTTCGTGGCCGAGCTGGAGGCCACCGCCCGCGCCGCCTACGGGCCGGACTGGGAGCGGCGCGGCATCGGGGCGCTGGCGGGCGCCGCCGTGGCGCTGGCCTCCCTGTTCCCGCTGACCGCGCTGGCCGTGACCCCGGCGGGGGCGGCCGTGGCGGGCGGCTCGGTGGCCTCCTCGGTGGGCCAGGGGCTGCTGGCCACCGCGGCGGGCAAGGTGACGATCGCGGTGGCCGGCACCGCCGTGGTCGCCGCCTCGGCCGGCACGGTGACCTACGCGACCCGGGATGCCTCCCCCGCCCCGCGGCCGTCCCCCGCCGCCGTCGTCACCACGGCCACCGAGAGCTGGACGAGCGCCAACCCGCGGGTGGTGCTCCAGAACGCCCAGTACGTGCGGGTCAGCGGCCTGCGCGACGCCGCGCTGCAGCAGCGGATCAACCGCGCGCTGCGGGCCCCGCTGGACCGGCTCATCAAGATGGGCCGCGAGCACGCCGTCCGAAGCAGGACGGCATGCGAGGGGCGTCCCACGCAGATCTACTCCACCGTCCGCCTGGGGGTGCGCGGCCCCGCGCTGGTCTCGGTGCGCTACCGGCTGTGGAGCGACTGGTGCCAGGCGGCCGACGGGATGCCCGCCGGGGAGGTCGTCACCATCGACCTGCGCACCGGACGCAGGCTCACCGCCACCGACGTGTTCCGCCCGCAGACCCTGACGCCCACGGGCCTGAGCAGGCTGCAGAGCCTGGTCGTCCAGCGCGAGCCGGACCCGCCGTGGTCGAACTGCGCACCCGAGGGCCGGTTCACCAGGAAGCACTTCGGCGACTGGACCGCCCCGGCCGGCGACCGGGAACCGCCGATGCTCAGCGCGTTCTTCACTCCCAGCGCCTTCGAACTGGCCTGGCACGTGAGCGGCAGCGACGGCTGCCAGACCCTGACCTTCACCGCCCCCTATGCCAAGGTCCGCGACCTGCTCCAGCCTTCGGTGCTGTCACTGCTGAACCCGTCGCCCACCCCGTCCTGA
- a CDS encoding alpha/beta hydrolase family protein, with translation MKRTLKRALSLLPAAALAASALVAASPAQAAANPYQRGPNPTEASITAARGPFNTAEITVSRLSVSGFGGGKIYYPTTTSEGTFGAIAISPGFTAYWSSLEWLGHRLASQGFVVIGIETNTTLDQPDQRGQQLLAALDYLTQRSAVRDRVDASRLAVAGHSMGGGGSLEAAKARTSLKAAIPLAPWNLDKTWPEVRTPTLIIGGELDAVAPVATHSIPFYNSLSNAPEKAYLELDNASHFFPNITNTQMAKYMIAWMKRFIDDDTRYTQFLCPPPSTGLLSDFSDARFTCPM, from the coding sequence ATGAAGCGCACCCTCAAGAGGGCCCTCAGCCTGCTGCCCGCCGCAGCGCTGGCCGCCAGCGCCCTGGTCGCCGCCTCCCCCGCACAGGCGGCGGCCAACCCCTACCAGCGGGGTCCCAACCCCACGGAGGCCAGCATCACCGCCGCCCGCGGGCCGTTCAACACCGCTGAGATCACCGTCTCGCGGCTGAGCGTGTCCGGCTTCGGCGGAGGCAAGATCTACTACCCGACCACCACCAGCGAGGGCACCTTCGGCGCCATCGCCATCTCGCCCGGCTTCACCGCCTACTGGTCCAGCCTGGAGTGGCTGGGCCACCGGCTGGCCTCCCAGGGCTTCGTGGTCATCGGCATCGAGACCAACACCACCCTGGACCAGCCCGACCAGCGCGGTCAGCAGCTGCTGGCCGCCCTGGACTACCTGACCCAGCGCAGCGCGGTCCGCGACCGGGTGGACGCCTCGCGCCTGGCGGTGGCCGGCCACTCGATGGGCGGCGGCGGCTCGCTGGAGGCCGCCAAGGCCCGCACCTCGCTGAAGGCCGCCATCCCGCTGGCCCCCTGGAACCTGGACAAGACCTGGCCGGAAGTGCGCACCCCGACCCTGATCATCGGCGGTGAGCTCGACGCCGTCGCGCCGGTCGCCACGCACTCCATCCCGTTCTACAACAGCCTGTCCAACGCGCCGGAGAAGGCCTACCTGGAGCTGGACAACGCCAGCCACTTCTTCCCGAACATCACCAACACCCAGATGGCCAAGTACATGATCGCCTGGATGAAGCGGTTCATCGACGATGACACCCGCTACACCCAGTTCCTGTGCCCGCCGCCCAGCACCGGCCTGCTGTCGGACTTCTCCGACGCCCGCTTCACCTGCCCCATGTGA
- a CDS encoding universal stress protein: MAHPSQTSTAPVVVGTDGSAGAEHAVAWAADEAMLRGRPLRIVHAVQPWGMGTAVVVGSADLMVSLEGSGRLVLEEAERLARRRHPELEVGTELVMGSPEQALQGQADTAFEIVVGSHGTGGFAGLLLGSTGLHVAGHTPGPVVIVRGEAGGPAHGEVVAGIDPSVESRGVLEYAFEAASLRKARLRAVHGWRLPARIADGVDAEQTARSLRRSIEEAIAPLRDRYPELETVVDVVRDHPVHALTVASQRADLVAVGAHDRRGLRALRLGSVSHGIVHHARCPVAIVRPGVVSHTSGDPAS, translated from the coding sequence ATGGCGCATCCTTCGCAGACCTCCACGGCGCCCGTGGTCGTCGGCACCGACGGCTCCGCCGGAGCCGAGCACGCCGTCGCATGGGCCGCCGACGAGGCGATGCTCCGGGGACGGCCGCTGCGCATCGTCCACGCGGTGCAGCCCTGGGGGATGGGCACCGCGGTGGTGGTGGGCTCGGCGGATCTGATGGTCTCGCTGGAGGGTTCGGGACGGCTCGTCCTGGAGGAGGCCGAACGGCTGGCCCGGCGGCGCCACCCGGAGCTGGAGGTCGGCACCGAGCTGGTCATGGGGTCGCCCGAGCAGGCCCTGCAGGGGCAGGCGGACACCGCCTTTGAGATCGTCGTCGGCTCCCACGGCACGGGGGGCTTCGCCGGTCTGCTGCTGGGCTCGACGGGGCTGCATGTGGCCGGTCATACGCCCGGCCCGGTGGTCATCGTGCGCGGGGAGGCCGGCGGGCCGGCCCATGGCGAGGTGGTCGCCGGGATCGACCCGTCCGTCGAGAGCCGGGGCGTTTTGGAGTACGCCTTCGAGGCGGCCTCGCTGCGCAAGGCGAGGCTGCGGGCGGTGCACGGGTGGCGGCTGCCGGCCCGCATCGCCGACGGGGTGGACGCCGAGCAGACCGCCCGGTCCCTGCGGCGGTCGATCGAGGAGGCCATCGCCCCGCTGCGGGACCGCTACCCGGAGCTGGAGACGGTGGTCGACGTCGTCCGTGATCACCCGGTGCACGCGTTGACCGTGGCCTCGCAGCGGGCCGATCTGGTCGCCGTGGGCGCCCATGACCGGCGCGGGCTGCGCGCCCTGCGGCTGGGGTCGGTCAGCCACGGCATCGTTCACCACGCCCGCTGCCCGGTCGCGATCGTGCGTCCCGGTGTGGTTTCTCACACTTCAGGCGATCCGGCGTCCTGA